One genomic window of Chlamydiota bacterium includes the following:
- a CDS encoding threonylcarbamoyl-AMP synthase → MGLFPPTPFFIEQAASLIKKGGLVAFPTETVYGLGANALDPIAVAKIFEVKGRPHFDPLIIHILDISFLDFLCQNVPDQARILAQKFWPGPLTLVLPKKKIIPDLVTSGLQTVAIRIPSHPIALELIRISGVPIAAPSANPFKYLSPTTAEHVLNQLGNKVDMILEGGPCSIGLESTVMDLSNDEPCILRPGGLALEEIESVIGPLKTHFPPKKKGSLNSPGQLERHYSPRTPLKILEEGEFPKGNFGKIGLLAFKTISRKWNAVKIEILSPQGDLKEAAAHLFSSLHRLDEAGLDIIYAEPVPEIGLGIAIMNRLRKAEMKIQKSNIKNQNDKSKFKMPPL, encoded by the coding sequence ATGGGTTTATTTCCCCCCACCCCTTTTTTCATTGAACAAGCTGCTTCTCTCATAAAAAAAGGGGGTCTGGTCGCTTTCCCAACCGAAACAGTCTATGGTCTAGGAGCCAATGCGCTTGACCCCATCGCTGTTGCAAAAATTTTTGAAGTCAAGGGCCGGCCGCATTTTGACCCTTTAATTATTCACATCCTTGACATTTCTTTTCTCGATTTTCTATGTCAAAACGTCCCTGATCAAGCCAGAATCCTTGCTCAAAAATTTTGGCCAGGCCCTTTAACCTTGGTCCTTCCAAAAAAAAAGATTATTCCTGACCTTGTCACCTCAGGGCTTCAAACAGTCGCCATTCGAATACCCTCTCACCCTATCGCGTTAGAACTCATCCGCATCTCTGGTGTTCCCATTGCCGCCCCCAGTGCAAATCCCTTCAAGTATTTGAGTCCTACAACAGCTGAACATGTCTTGAATCAACTGGGGAATAAAGTAGACATGATTTTAGAGGGAGGGCCTTGCTCTATTGGACTAGAATCAACCGTCATGGATTTATCAAATGATGAGCCTTGCATTTTAAGGCCAGGGGGTTTAGCTCTCGAAGAAATTGAATCCGTGATCGGACCTCTTAAAACTCATTTTCCCCCTAAAAAAAAGGGCTCCTTGAATTCGCCAGGTCAACTCGAACGTCATTATTCGCCTCGAACACCCCTTAAAATTTTGGAGGAAGGAGAGTTTCCGAAAGGGAATTTTGGAAAAATAGGTCTTCTTGCTTTTAAAACCATTTCTCGAAAATGGAATGCGGTTAAAATTGAAATCCTTTCTCCCCAAGGAGACTTAAAAGAGGCCGCGGCCCATTTATTCTCCTCGCTTCATCGTCTCGATGAAGCGGGACTCGATATTATTTATGCAGAACCTGTTCCAGAAATTGGACTGGGAATTGCCATTATGAATCGGCTGAGAAAAGCGGAGATGAAAATCCAAAAATCAAACATCAAAAATCAAAATGACAAATCAAAATTTAAAATGCCTCCCCTGTAA
- a CDS encoding rRNA pseudouridine synthase: protein MMTNTKKGSGKTDPGHGLARVISKLGATSRSQAVLLIREGKVRVNGQIIKDPERRTFMNRDIIEIEDQRLIKAHKIYWMMNKPLNVITTRNDPQNRRTVYDYLPSRNAWVFPVGRLDAQTTGLIIFTNDTALGEKITNSEYSITKTYEIKTHPPINSFQINELKKGVLIDKNKLALPCECKVLKENLDGSCLEIKIKEGMNRQIRKMVEAVGSNVVQLKRVAIGNLKIGNLKMGEIRALNEREIHLLFHI, encoded by the coding sequence ATGATGACAAACACCAAAAAAGGTTCTGGAAAAACGGATCCCGGCCATGGCCTGGCTCGGGTGATTTCAAAACTTGGAGCGACTTCTCGTTCTCAAGCAGTGCTTCTCATTCGGGAAGGAAAAGTTAGGGTAAATGGTCAAATTATTAAAGATCCTGAGCGAAGAACTTTTATGAACCGGGATATCATCGAAATCGAGGATCAGCGCTTAATAAAAGCCCATAAAATTTATTGGATGATGAATAAACCCCTCAATGTGATTACGACACGCAATGATCCTCAAAATAGACGTACGGTTTACGACTATCTCCCGTCTCGTAACGCCTGGGTCTTTCCAGTGGGTCGTTTAGACGCACAAACCACCGGTCTCATTATTTTTACCAACGATACAGCACTGGGTGAAAAAATAACTAACTCTGAATATTCCATTACAAAAACCTATGAAATTAAAACACATCCTCCTATTAACTCCTTCCAAATAAATGAGTTAAAGAAAGGCGTTTTAATTGATAAAAATAAACTCGCCCTCCCTTGCGAATGTAAAGTTTTAAAAGAAAATCTAGATGGTTCTTGTTTAGAAATAAAAATTAAAGAAGGAATGAATCGACAAATCCGAAAAATGGTTGAAGCCGTTGGATCTAATGTCGTCCAACTTAAAAGGGTGGCTATTGGAAATCTAAAAATCGGAAATCTGAAAATGGGTGAGATTCGGGCCCTAAATGAAAGAGAAATTCATCTGTTGTTTCACATTTAG